A DNA window from Pseudorasbora parva isolate DD20220531a chromosome 5, ASM2467924v1, whole genome shotgun sequence contains the following coding sequences:
- the nxpe3 gene encoding NXPE family member 3: MEKYLPKYVPFFTLLALSGLLFLLWNITSLESWNCQTISNFYQLQNSIQSVLKTSEFFLPVEFNYSFCAHLGQEPSAEEAREESYLLKSIAWPEPSILGLPLRQSSDPAQSYYTIQDPGELHVGGQLVVKVQMHNFLGQPKKHGGDFLVARLHTPELVAGVVGKVNDHNNGNYTVFFPLLWAGVVQVELTMIHSSEAVMVLRRLREEQSDRVFFKSLFRSGYLSETTLCNLCLPLKQQPLCNYTDPQTGEPWFCYKPKMLDCDTRINHSKGGYKKHLLTVYESQFFQSGVNIKIPIHSAGVDNVTVLPATKVRAKGMRPKFLPSGYYYQGSWKPLSGVVMRQFNDSSVITQCLRGKMVYMYGDSTVRQWYEYLIARVPEFKEFNFHSPKNVGPYMAVDSNHNILLRYRCHGPPIRFTSVPSAEMHYISNELDHLRGGSDTVVLISIWSHFSTFPVQVYMRRLRHIRKAVIRLLNREPATLVLIRTANLQTLDPENSLFNSDWFSQQLDTVLRAMFKGLNAQLVDAWEMTLAHHHPHQLHPPPDIISNMVNFLLSHICPVKRKRKRG; this comes from the exons ATGGAGAAATACCTTCCCAAATATGTCCCTTTCTTTACTCTGCTGGCACTGTCAGGACTCCTATTCCTGCTGTGGAATATCACCTCGTTGGAA AGCTGGAACTGTCAGACAATATCTAACTTCTATCAGCTTCAAAACAGCATCCAGTCAGTCTTAAAGACCTCTGAATTTTTCCTACCTGTGGAGTTCAACTACTCATTCTGTGCCCACCTCGGCCAGGAGCCCTCTGCAGAGGAAGCCAGGGAGGAGAGCTATCTTCTCAAATCCATCGCCTGGCCAGAACCATCGATCCTAGGACTGCCATTGCGTCAAAGTAGCGATCCCGCACAGAGCTATTATACTATTCAAGACCCTGGAGAGCTGCATGTTGGTGGGCAGCTGGTAGTAAAGGTACAGATGCACAACTTTTTGGGCCAGCCCAAAAAACATGGTGGAGACTTCCTAGTAGCGCGGCTTCACACACCAGAACTGGTGGCAGGTGTGGTGGGGAAGGTAAACGACCACAACAATGGAAACTACACTGTATTTTTTCCACTGCTTTGGGCAGGTGTTGTGCAGGTAGAACTGACCATGATTCACTCCAGCGAGGCCGTGATGGTCCTCAGGCGACTGAGAGAGGAGCAATCGGACCGAGTGTTCTTCAAGAGCCTCTTCCGCTCAGGGTACCTCTCTGAGACCACTTTGTGTAATTTGTGTCTGCCACTCAAACAGCAGCCACTTTGCAACTACACAGACCCACAGACCGGAGAACCCTGGTTCTGTTATAAGCCCAAGATGTTGGACTGTGATACACGGATCAACCACTCAAAAGGGGGGTATAAGAAACACCTTCTCACTGTTTATGAGTCACAGTTCTTCCAAAG TGGAGTAAATATCAAAATCCCAATACATTCTGCAGGGGTGGACAATGTGACTGTTCTACCTGCTACTAAAG TAAGAGCCAAAGGGATGCGCCCCAAATTCCTTCCTTCCGGGTACTactaccagggatcatggaagCCGTTGAGTGGTGTCGTCATGCGTCAGTTTAATGACTCTTCAGTCATAACCCAGTGTCTTAGAGGGAAAATGGTGTACATGTATGGAGACTCCACTGTGCGACAGTGGTACGAGTATCTCATTGCCCGTGTTCCAG AGTTTAAAGAATTCAACTTTCATAGCCCGAAGAATGTTGGCCCTTACATGGCAGTCGACAGCAACCACAACATACTGTTGAGATACCGCTGCCACGGGCCGCCGATCCGCTTCACGTCCGTGCCCTCGGCTGAGATGCACTATATCTCGAATGAGCTGGACCACTTACGAGGGGGCTCGGACACGGTGGTCCTGATTAGCATCTGGTCACATTTCAGCACTTTCCCAGTACAGGTGTACATGCGGCGCCTGCGCCACATTCGAAAGGCTGTGATCCGCCTGCTGAACCGAGAACCAGCGACTTTGGTCCTGATCCGCACAGCCAATCTCCAGACTCTGGACCCTGAGAACAGCTTGTTCAACAGCGACTGGTTCTCCCAACAGCTTGACACAGTGCTCCGAGCCATGTTTAAAGGTCTGAACGCCCAGCTGGTGGATGCCTGGGAGATGACACTGGCCCACCACCACCCTCATCAGCTACACCCTCCACCTGACATTATATCAAACATGGTTAACTTTCTCCTTTCCCACATCTGCCCagtaaagagaaagagaaagcgGGGCTAA